A genomic segment from Kiritimatiellia bacterium encodes:
- a CDS encoding Rrf2 family transcriptional regulator, with translation MKVTKRVGYALRLLAELAGHGDQKPVTAHEVARRHGISEKYLWLAASSLHKAGIVDAVRGPLGGFRLARPAAAITLGDVIEACDGSWVEWLDGLDPARDEAFNAVLSAIGHKLAADWSQELRSVTLETLLREHRARQSELVGDFQI, from the coding sequence ATGAAAGTTACGAAGCGAGTTGGCTATGCGCTGCGGCTCCTCGCGGAGCTCGCAGGGCACGGCGATCAGAAGCCGGTGACCGCCCACGAGGTGGCTCGCCGTCATGGGATCTCTGAAAAGTATCTGTGGTTGGCCGCGTCCTCCCTGCATAAAGCGGGGATCGTCGACGCAGTCCGGGGTCCCTTGGGCGGATTTCGACTTGCTCGTCCCGCCGCGGCGATCACTTTGGGCGATGTGATAGAGGCGTGTGACGGCAGCTGGGTCGAATGGCTGGATGGTCTCGACCCGGCGCGTGACGAAGCGTTCAACGCCGTGCTCTCTGCGATCGGCCATAAACTGGCGGCCGATTGGAGCCAGGAGCTTCGCAGCGTAACGCTGGAGACGCTGCTTCGCGAGCACCGGGCTCGTCAAAGCGAGCTCGTCGGAGATTTTCAAATTTGA
- a CDS encoding cystathionine gamma-synthase yields MRFETLAIHAGQDPDRLTGAVTVPVYQTSTFQQDGIGRPRGYEYSRTGNPTRTALETALAAVEGGGGAAAFASGVAATAAVLHLLRPGDHVVAADDLYGGTYRLFERYFRPWGLRFDYVTATEPEAYRRAMRPETRLIWIETPTNPLLRLVDIAAVAQVAHEHGAHLAVDSTFATPCLQRPLELGADLVVHSTTKYIGGHSDLIGGAVIWSDAELGRRLRLYQNAFGAVPGPWDCWLVLRGLKTLSVRMAAHCRGARRVAEWLRGQPAVERVLYPGLEDHPQAELVRRQMGGAGGGMVSFELAGGFAAVERLVSRLKLFVLAESLGGVESLVCHPARMTHASIPPSERRARGIGDNLVRLSVGLEHPDDLIADLAQGLQPDCAPAASKGD; encoded by the coding sequence GTGAGGTTCGAAACGCTCGCCATTCACGCGGGGCAGGATCCGGACCGGCTGACCGGTGCGGTGACGGTACCGGTGTATCAGACCTCGACGTTCCAGCAGGATGGAATCGGGCGGCCGCGCGGCTACGAGTACTCCCGGACGGGCAATCCGACGCGTACCGCGCTGGAAACGGCACTGGCCGCGGTGGAGGGAGGGGGTGGCGCCGCGGCGTTTGCTTCGGGCGTTGCGGCGACCGCGGCGGTGCTTCACCTGTTGCGGCCCGGCGATCATGTGGTGGCGGCGGACGATCTGTACGGCGGCACGTACCGGCTGTTCGAGCGATACTTTCGGCCGTGGGGCTTAAGATTCGACTATGTGACCGCGACCGAGCCCGAGGCCTATCGTCGGGCGATGCGCCCGGAAACCCGGCTGATCTGGATTGAAACGCCGACGAATCCCCTGTTGCGGCTGGTCGACATCGCCGCGGTCGCACAGGTGGCGCACGAGCATGGCGCGCACCTGGCGGTGGACAGCACTTTTGCGACTCCATGTCTGCAACGGCCGCTCGAGCTGGGGGCGGATCTGGTGGTCCACAGCACAACGAAGTACATCGGCGGCCACAGCGATTTGATTGGCGGTGCGGTGATCTGGTCGGACGCGGAGCTTGGGCGCCGGCTGCGTCTATACCAAAACGCGTTCGGTGCAGTGCCGGGACCGTGGGATTGCTGGCTGGTGCTGCGCGGTCTGAAGACGCTGAGTGTTCGGATGGCGGCGCATTGTCGTGGCGCGCGGCGTGTCGCGGAGTGGTTGCGCGGCCAACCCGCGGTCGAGCGGGTGTTGTATCCGGGATTGGAGGACCATCCTCAGGCCGAGCTGGTGCGGCGGCAGATGGGTGGCGCTGGGGGGGGCATGGTCAGTTTCGAACTGGCCGGCGGTTTTGCCGCCGTGGAGAGGTTGGTGAGCCGGCTGAAGCTGTTTGTGCTCGCCGAAAGTTTGGGAGGGGTCGAATCGCTGGTGTGCCACCCCGCGCGGATGACGCACGCTTCGATTCCGCCGTCCGAACGGCGCGCGCGTGGGATTGGCGACAACCTGGTGCGTCTATCGGTCGGGCTGGAACACCCCGACGATCTGATCGCCGACCTCGCGCAGGGCCTGCAGCCGGATTGCGCGCCGGCGGCATCGAAAGGAGACTGA
- a CDS encoding OsmC family protein — translation MPELTFAVQGASESPTRTRVRARQFELLVDEPAELGGSDRGPNPVEHVLAGLAGCLNVVAHVVAKEMGIHIRSLGISVSGVLDPARFLGEPTEARAGFREIRVKLGVVSDASAAALDRWLEAVRRRCPVSDNLANTTPVRVEVERAV, via the coding sequence ATGCCGGAGCTGACATTTGCGGTGCAAGGCGCGTCGGAATCGCCAACTCGCACGCGCGTGCGTGCGCGCCAATTCGAGTTGCTCGTGGACGAACCTGCCGAACTCGGCGGCAGTGATCGCGGCCCGAACCCGGTGGAACACGTGCTGGCGGGGTTGGCGGGCTGCCTGAACGTGGTGGCGCACGTGGTGGCGAAGGAGATGGGCATCCACATCCGGTCACTGGGGATTTCGGTGAGCGGTGTATTGGATCCGGCGCGATTTCTGGGGGAGCCCACCGAGGCGCGTGCCGGGTTCCGCGAAATCCGCGTGAAGCTGGGCGTCGTTTCGGACGCGTCCGCCGCCGCGCTCGATCGCTGGCTGGAGGCGGTGCGGCGTCGGTGCCCCGTGTCGGACAACCTTGCGAACACGACGCCGGTGCGCGTCGAGGTCGAACGGGCGGTCTGA
- the dnaJ gene encoding molecular chaperone DnaJ, whose amino-acid sequence MPERRPDYYEVLGVSRDASAEEIKKAYRRLALQYHPDRNPGDKSAEEKFKQISEAYEVLSDPEKRRQYDQFGHAAFGAGAGPGGGFEGGFGGIDLEEALRTFMSAFGGGGSIFDDFFGGAREEAAESHRGSDLRLDLEIDFEEAVLGSRRELQLPIFQPCPDCGGSGAERGSGRERCRQCGGRGMIVHSQGFFQVRRTCPHCQGTGEVLARPCRTCRGEGRVKARRTVELRIPPGVETGSRLRLSGHGEAGFRGGAAGDLYVVLHVRPHDVFQRHGDDILCEVPIRFDVAVTGGEIEVPTIHGIARLKIPAGTETGRVFRLSGQGVRNPRHGVHGDHLVRVRVEVPHRLSARQRRALEEFKAVLDESNYPQIAEFEQRVQRYYERKATLQQ is encoded by the coding sequence ATGCCTGAGCGACGCCCCGACTACTACGAGGTGCTGGGCGTCTCGCGGGACGCCAGCGCGGAGGAGATCAAAAAGGCATATCGGCGCCTTGCGCTCCAGTATCACCCGGACCGCAACCCGGGCGACAAATCTGCTGAGGAGAAATTCAAGCAGATTTCTGAGGCGTACGAGGTGCTGAGCGATCCGGAGAAGCGGCGACAGTACGACCAGTTCGGACATGCGGCATTTGGTGCCGGCGCGGGCCCGGGCGGCGGGTTCGAGGGAGGGTTTGGAGGTATCGACCTCGAAGAGGCGCTGCGCACCTTCATGAGCGCGTTTGGCGGAGGGGGCAGCATCTTCGACGATTTCTTCGGCGGAGCGCGGGAGGAGGCGGCGGAATCGCACCGCGGTTCGGATCTGCGGCTGGATCTGGAGATTGACTTCGAGGAGGCGGTGCTCGGCTCGCGGCGCGAGCTGCAGCTGCCGATTTTTCAGCCCTGCCCGGACTGCGGCGGTAGCGGGGCGGAGCGCGGGAGCGGGCGGGAGCGGTGCCGGCAGTGTGGGGGCCGCGGGATGATTGTTCACTCCCAGGGCTTCTTCCAGGTGCGGCGGACGTGTCCGCATTGCCAGGGGACGGGCGAGGTGTTGGCGCGTCCGTGCCGAACCTGCCGGGGGGAGGGCCGGGTGAAGGCCCGTCGCACGGTTGAGCTGCGCATACCGCCGGGAGTGGAAACGGGTTCGCGGCTGCGGCTGAGCGGCCACGGGGAAGCGGGATTTCGTGGTGGTGCTGCGGGAGACCTCTACGTTGTGCTGCATGTGCGGCCCCACGACGTGTTCCAGCGGCATGGCGATGACATTCTCTGCGAGGTACCGATCCGCTTCGATGTGGCGGTCACGGGCGGCGAGATCGAGGTGCCGACGATTCACGGGATTGCGCGGCTGAAGATTCCGGCGGGCACCGAGACGGGGCGAGTGTTCCGGCTCTCCGGCCAGGGTGTCCGAAACCCGCGCCACGGGGTCCACGGTGACCATCTCGTGCGCGTGCGAGTGGAAGTGCCACACCGACTGTCGGCGCGGCAGCGGAGGGCGCTCGAGGAGTTCAAGGCGGTGCTAGACGAGTCCAACTACCCGCAGATCGCAGAGTTTGAGCAGCGGGTGCAGCGGTATTATGAACGCAAGGCCACCCTCCAGCAGTGA
- a CDS encoding nucleotide exchange factor GrpE produces MNEEQQASEVGAAAGPAAGAEGSSGPSDANALPAAAETAATTDAELQADIAALNDRLLRLQADFDNFRKRSQRERLELRRQVMEELLADLLPVMDHFEMGLQAAERGGLSNGIRAGLEAVRAQFREVLKRWGVEEIEALGRPFDPHWHEAVAHEPTADVPPETVLRVTRKGYRIGDRLLRAAQVVVAGPAQPAASESDDA; encoded by the coding sequence ATGAACGAGGAACAGCAAGCTTCTGAAGTCGGTGCGGCTGCCGGCCCGGCCGCGGGAGCGGAAGGATCTTCTGGGCCATCGGACGCGAACGCGCTGCCGGCCGCCGCAGAAACTGCGGCGACGACGGACGCAGAGCTGCAGGCGGACATCGCCGCGCTGAACGACCGGTTGCTGCGGTTGCAGGCCGACTTTGACAACTTTCGGAAGCGGTCGCAGCGCGAACGGCTGGAGCTGCGCCGGCAGGTGATGGAGGAGCTGCTGGCGGATCTTCTGCCGGTGATGGACCACTTCGAAATGGGGTTGCAAGCGGCCGAGCGCGGAGGGCTCTCCAACGGGATTCGTGCCGGGCTGGAGGCGGTGCGGGCGCAGTTTAGAGAGGTGTTGAAGCGCTGGGGTGTTGAGGAAATTGAGGCGCTCGGTCGGCCGTTTGACCCGCACTGGCACGAGGCGGTGGCGCACGAGCCGACGGCCGATGTGCCGCCGGAGACGGTGCTGCGCGTGACGCGGAAGGGGTATCGGATCGGCGACCGTCTGCTGCGGGCCGCCCAGGTGGTGGTGGCCGGGCCGGCGCAGCCGGCAGCCTCGGAGAGCGACGATGCCTGA
- the cysK gene encoding cysteine synthase A: MSTIYADNSQSIGRTPLVKLNRVVGNAKATVLAKIEGRNPAYSVKCRIGASMVWDAEKRGVLRPGMEIIEPTSGNTGIALAFVAAARGYPLTLTMPETMSLERRRVLAMFGARLVLTPGNEGMRGAVRRAEEIAASDPERYFLPQQFKTPANPAIHEATTGPEIWNDTDGQVDVLVAGVGTGGTITGVSRYFERVRGRPLLSIAVEPRESPVISQKLAGQELKPGPHKIQGIGAGFIPDVLDLSLVDRVEQVDSQEAIEMARRLAREEGILSGISCGAAAAVAVRVAREPEMAGKTIVVVLPDAGERYLSTALFEGIG; this comes from the coding sequence ATGAGCACGATCTACGCGGACAACTCGCAGTCCATTGGCCGCACGCCCCTGGTGAAGCTGAATCGCGTGGTGGGCAACGCAAAGGCAACGGTGCTGGCGAAGATCGAGGGACGCAATCCCGCGTATTCCGTGAAGTGCCGGATCGGCGCCTCGATGGTATGGGACGCGGAGAAGCGCGGTGTGTTGCGGCCAGGGATGGAGATCATCGAACCCACCAGCGGCAACACGGGCATCGCGCTCGCGTTCGTCGCCGCCGCACGAGGCTATCCGCTGACGTTGACGATGCCGGAGACGATGAGCCTGGAACGTCGCCGGGTGCTGGCGATGTTTGGCGCGCGGCTGGTGTTGACGCCGGGCAACGAGGGCATGCGCGGCGCGGTCCGCCGCGCGGAGGAGATCGCCGCCTCGGACCCGGAACGCTATTTCCTGCCGCAGCAGTTCAAAACCCCCGCCAATCCGGCGATCCACGAGGCGACGACCGGCCCGGAAATCTGGAACGATACGGATGGACAGGTGGATGTGCTGGTGGCCGGCGTTGGCACCGGTGGGACGATCACTGGCGTGTCGCGCTATTTTGAGCGCGTTCGTGGACGGCCGCTGCTGTCGATCGCGGTTGAGCCACGTGAGAGCCCCGTGATCTCGCAGAAGCTGGCCGGGCAGGAGCTGAAGCCCGGCCCGCACAAAATCCAAGGGATCGGTGCCGGATTCATCCCGGATGTGCTCGATCTTTCGCTGGTGGACCGCGTGGAGCAGGTGGACAGCCAGGAGGCGATCGAAATGGCCCGCCGCCTCGCGCGTGAGGAGGGAATTCTCAGCGGCATCTCGTGCGGGGCGGCCGCGGCGGTGGCGGTGCGCGTCGCGCGGGAACCGGAGATGGCCGGCAAGACGATTGTCGTTGTGCTGCCCGACGCGGGCGAGCGCTACCTTTCCACGGCTCTGTTTGAAGGGATTGGCTGA
- a CDS encoding O-acetylhomoserine aminocarboxypropyltransferase/cysteine synthase, translating to MSQSNNPGLHTLALHAGQVPDPTTGARAVPIYQTTSYVFRSTEHAANLFALKEFGNIYTRIMNPTTDVFERRIAALEGGTGALAVASGQAAITYALLAITRLGDEIVSANNLYGGTYQLFHYTLPKLGRTVKFVDSRNPDAFRAAITERTRALYVETIGNPKLDVPDFEVIAAIAHEAGVPLVVDNTVGIGLVRPIEFGADIIVSSATKYIGGHGTSIGGVIVDSGRFAWNNGKFPEFTEPDPSYHGLVYWDALSNVPGMGNVAFILKVRVTLLRDIGAALSPFNAHQFLLGLETLPLRQRRHSENALALARWLREQPEVSWVTYPGLPDSPDHAVAAKYLKNGFGGIVGFGIRGGYDAAVRFINNVKLLSHLANIGDAKSLVIHPASTTHSQLTPEEQAETGVTPDYIRISVGLEDLDDIQADIAQALRAATA from the coding sequence ATGAGTCAATCCAACAACCCAGGCCTCCACACCCTCGCGCTGCATGCGGGGCAGGTACCCGATCCGACGACTGGAGCGCGGGCCGTCCCGATCTACCAAACCACATCCTACGTGTTCCGCAGCACCGAGCACGCAGCGAACCTCTTCGCGTTGAAAGAGTTCGGCAACATCTACACGCGGATTATGAATCCGACTACGGATGTCTTCGAGCGGCGCATTGCCGCGCTCGAAGGCGGGACGGGTGCACTCGCGGTCGCCTCGGGACAGGCGGCGATCACGTACGCGCTGCTCGCGATTACGCGGCTCGGCGACGAGATCGTTTCCGCCAACAATCTCTACGGCGGCACCTACCAGCTCTTCCATTACACGCTGCCGAAGCTCGGCCGCACGGTGAAGTTCGTCGACTCTCGAAACCCGGACGCGTTTCGCGCCGCAATCACCGAGCGCACTCGCGCACTTTATGTGGAGACCATCGGCAACCCGAAGCTGGATGTGCCGGACTTCGAGGTGATCGCTGCCATCGCCCATGAGGCGGGCGTGCCGCTGGTGGTGGACAACACCGTCGGCATCGGACTGGTGCGGCCGATCGAGTTTGGCGCGGACATCATCGTCTCGTCGGCCACCAAGTACATCGGCGGCCACGGGACGTCGATTGGCGGGGTGATCGTGGACTCCGGTCGGTTCGCCTGGAACAATGGAAAGTTCCCGGAATTCACCGAGCCCGACCCGAGCTACCACGGCCTGGTGTACTGGGACGCGCTCAGCAACGTGCCGGGCATGGGCAATGTCGCGTTCATCCTGAAGGTGCGGGTGACGCTGTTGCGTGACATTGGCGCCGCGCTCAGCCCTTTCAATGCTCATCAGTTTCTGCTCGGCCTCGAGACGCTGCCGCTGCGCCAGCGCCGACACTCGGAGAACGCGCTCGCGCTCGCCCGCTGGCTGCGCGAACAGCCCGAGGTGAGCTGGGTGACGTATCCCGGCCTGCCGGATTCGCCCGACCACGCCGTGGCGGCCAAATACCTGAAGAACGGGTTTGGCGGGATCGTCGGTTTCGGCATCCGCGGCGGTTATGACGCGGCGGTGCGGTTCATCAACAACGTGAAACTGCTCTCCCATCTCGCAAACATCGGAGATGCGAAGTCGCTGGTGATCCATCCTGCCTCCACGACGCATTCGCAGCTGACACCCGAGGAGCAAGCGGAGACTGGTGTCACGCCGGACTACATCCGCATTTCGGTGGGCCTGGAGGACCTCGACGACATCCAGGCGGACATCGCGCAGGCGTTGCGGGCCGCAACTGCCTGA
- a CDS encoding cystathionine beta-synthase: MKTCANVLEAIGRTPLIRLNRLAQHLASPIYVKAEFMNPGGSVKDRPALAMIEAAERSGQLRPGGTIIEATAGNTGVGLALVAAVKGYRLIVVMPDKMSEDKMRLLRALGAEVVVTATNVPPDSPDSYNGVADRLAREIPGAFRPNQFANEANPEAHYRTTGPEIWEQTEGRIGVFVAGMGTGGTISGVGRFLKERNPEIRIVGADPEGSILSGDQPRAYLVEGIGEDFVPRTFDRPVVDEMIRVSDRESFQTARRLAREEGILAGGSSGTAVAAALKYAETLSPPRIVVVLLPDTARNYLTKCFNDDWMREHGFWERENRRRRTLADVLRRKYMMPELIAVAPRDRLRRAVELMHVYNISQLPVIEGGRAVGSLQEATIMKLLLDGIDASNQEVGAVMGRPLPELEEGVDIAAAYRRFLAGAPAILVTKDGAPTGVVTKMDLIDLFIMRQDEPEDGDPGAGL; this comes from the coding sequence GTGAAGACCTGTGCGAACGTGCTCGAGGCGATCGGCCGCACGCCGCTGATTCGGCTCAATCGGCTGGCGCAACATCTTGCATCGCCCATCTACGTGAAGGCCGAGTTCATGAATCCGGGCGGCAGTGTGAAAGACCGCCCGGCGCTAGCGATGATCGAGGCGGCGGAGCGTTCCGGCCAGCTGCGGCCGGGTGGCACGATCATCGAGGCGACCGCCGGCAACACGGGGGTGGGGCTTGCGCTGGTCGCAGCCGTGAAGGGGTACCGGCTCATTGTCGTGATGCCGGATAAGATGAGCGAGGACAAGATGCGGCTTCTGCGGGCACTCGGTGCGGAGGTCGTCGTCACTGCGACGAATGTCCCGCCGGATTCGCCGGACAGCTACAACGGTGTCGCAGACCGTCTCGCCCGTGAGATCCCCGGCGCGTTCCGCCCGAACCAGTTTGCGAACGAGGCGAACCCGGAGGCGCACTACCGCACGACCGGCCCGGAAATCTGGGAGCAGACGGAAGGGCGGATCGGCGTGTTTGTCGCGGGGATGGGAACCGGCGGAACGATCTCCGGCGTGGGCCGGTTCCTGAAAGAGCGCAACCCGGAGATCCGCATCGTGGGTGCGGATCCGGAAGGCTCGATCCTCTCGGGGGATCAGCCCCGGGCTTACCTGGTGGAGGGTATCGGCGAGGATTTCGTGCCCCGCACGTTTGATCGGCCCGTGGTGGACGAGATGATCCGCGTGAGCGACCGCGAGTCCTTTCAGACCGCTCGGCGCTTGGCCCGTGAAGAGGGCATCCTTGCGGGAGGATCGTCCGGCACGGCGGTGGCTGCTGCGCTGAAATACGCGGAGACGCTCTCGCCGCCGCGGATCGTTGTGGTGCTGCTGCCCGATACCGCGCGGAACTATTTGACCAAGTGTTTCAATGACGACTGGATGCGAGAGCACGGCTTTTGGGAGCGGGAGAACCGCCGCCGCCGCACGCTTGCGGACGTGCTGCGTCGCAAATACATGATGCCAGAGCTGATCGCGGTGGCGCCGCGGGACCGGCTGCGCCGCGCGGTCGAGCTGATGCATGTCTACAACATTTCGCAGCTGCCGGTGATTGAGGGGGGGCGAGCGGTCGGGAGTCTGCAGGAAGCGACGATCATGAAGCTGCTGCTCGACGGCATCGACGCATCGAACCAGGAGGTCGGCGCGGTGATGGGCCGGCCGCTGCCGGAGCTGGAAGAGGGCGTGGACATTGCGGCGGCGTATCGGCGTTTCCTGGCCGGTGCACCCGCGATTCTGGTGACGAAAGACGGGGCGCCGACCGGCGTGGTGACGAAAATGGATCTGATCGACCTGTTCATCATGCGGCAGGACGAGCCGGAGGACGGCGATCCGGGGGCCGGGCTGTGA
- a CDS encoding 16S rRNA (uracil(1498)-N(3))-methyltransferase: MNARPPSSSEAGGRARVCPTHRPPRCFAPLLPPEGGMVLLEPEEARHLVVVLRLGPGAAVEAFDGAGRRALGRIAEVQRTQVWIEVGPARAEVLPDWRATLIQGAPKGDKKEMIVRAAVELGVQRVVFFPAERSVARPAPREVERWRQRWRSAAVAAAKQSGCNWLPEIVWAGEIERALEAGGEAGASFVCEAGEGVHSWAEARAAAGCSSSWKHVCAAVGPEGGWTAEELARFRAAGFRPVRIGGFILRVETAAIAMMALMVAELEFRSSKG, from the coding sequence ATGAACGCAAGGCCACCCTCCAGCAGTGAAGCGGGGGGTCGTGCGCGCGTGTGTCCCACTCACCGGCCGCCACGCTGTTTCGCTCCGCTGCTTCCGCCCGAAGGGGGGATGGTGCTGCTGGAGCCGGAAGAGGCACGACATTTGGTGGTCGTGTTGCGTCTGGGGCCGGGAGCGGCGGTGGAGGCGTTTGACGGGGCTGGCCGGCGCGCGTTGGGGCGCATTGCCGAGGTGCAGCGAACGCAGGTGTGGATCGAGGTTGGACCTGCCCGTGCGGAGGTGTTGCCGGATTGGCGCGCGACGCTGATTCAAGGCGCGCCGAAAGGTGACAAGAAAGAGATGATCGTTCGCGCGGCGGTCGAGCTCGGCGTTCAGCGAGTCGTGTTCTTTCCCGCCGAGCGCTCCGTGGCCCGTCCCGCTCCAAGAGAGGTGGAGCGGTGGCGGCAACGCTGGCGGTCGGCCGCGGTGGCGGCAGCGAAGCAGTCAGGGTGTAACTGGCTGCCGGAGATTGTTTGGGCGGGGGAGATTGAGAGGGCCCTTGAAGCGGGCGGTGAGGCGGGCGCGTCGTTCGTATGCGAGGCGGGCGAAGGGGTGCACTCATGGGCGGAGGCGCGGGCCGCGGCGGGGTGCTCTTCGTCTTGGAAACATGTGTGCGCGGCGGTCGGTCCGGAGGGGGGGTGGACGGCCGAAGAGCTTGCGCGTTTCCGCGCAGCTGGCTTTCGGCCGGTGAGAATCGGGGGCTTCATTTTACGCGTCGAGACCGCGGCGATTGCGATGATGGCGCTGATGGTGGCGGAGTTGGAGTTCAGATCGAGCAAGGGTTGA